In one Streptomyces sp. T12 genomic region, the following are encoded:
- a CDS encoding sugar ABC transporter ATP-binding protein yields MTTPNLRIRRLTKSFGGVKALADVDLTVPAGQVHALLGHNGAGKSTLIKCLGGAFPPDSGTIEIGGTAHTRLTPRESIAAGAAIIYQTLSVVDALTVAENIFLGQEWTRYGRVDTRTQEEAAGALLKRVAATCSPRDRVVDLPMGQRQLVEIAKALSRSASVLVLDEPTAALSGPESDALAERVEDLRAEGLAIVYVTHLLSEVERLADAVTVLRDGRVTHHSPVSGLSRGELVAAIAGRPHDKPARPASDPARPAAPARLVVDGLHGPGFGPVSLTVGEGERVGLFGLIGSGRTRLLETLFGRRRAGGGTIRVGERTVAPARPAQALAAGIALVPADRRAQALFPPLTAQDNVLLPSIRPLARSGVRALRDERRVFGSLAAAVGLRPPRPGLPAGAFSGGNQQKLVLGRWINSARHVEVLLLDEPTQGVDVGARHEIYRVVTGLAEERGTAVLFASSDPEEVVALADRCLIVAGGRVVGELTGAALTEQALLSAVHAPDRRDRPARGAGSAPGPAVPPAEGAA; encoded by the coding sequence ATGACGACCCCCAACCTCCGCATCCGCCGACTGACCAAGTCCTTCGGCGGAGTCAAGGCCCTGGCCGACGTGGACCTCACCGTCCCCGCGGGCCAGGTGCACGCCCTGCTCGGCCACAACGGCGCCGGCAAGTCCACCCTCATCAAGTGTCTGGGCGGAGCCTTCCCGCCCGACTCCGGCACGATCGAGATCGGCGGAACGGCACACACCCGGCTGACCCCGCGCGAGTCGATCGCCGCGGGCGCGGCGATCATCTACCAGACGCTGAGCGTGGTCGACGCGCTCACGGTCGCCGAGAACATCTTCCTCGGCCAGGAGTGGACGCGCTACGGCCGTGTCGACACACGCACCCAGGAGGAGGCGGCCGGCGCCCTGCTCAAGCGGGTGGCCGCCACCTGCTCCCCGCGTGATCGCGTGGTCGACCTGCCGATGGGGCAGCGCCAGCTGGTGGAGATCGCCAAGGCGCTCAGCCGCAGCGCGTCCGTGCTGGTCCTGGACGAGCCCACCGCGGCGCTGTCCGGCCCCGAGAGCGACGCCCTGGCCGAACGGGTCGAGGACCTGCGCGCCGAGGGGCTGGCCATCGTCTACGTCACCCATCTTCTGTCCGAGGTGGAGCGGCTCGCGGACGCGGTGACCGTGCTGCGCGACGGCCGCGTCACCCACCACTCGCCCGTGTCCGGGCTCTCGCGCGGCGAACTCGTCGCGGCCATCGCGGGCCGCCCCCACGACAAGCCCGCGCGACCCGCGTCCGATCCCGCGCGCCCCGCCGCCCCGGCCCGCCTGGTCGTCGACGGCCTGCACGGACCCGGCTTCGGTCCCGTCAGCCTCACCGTGGGCGAGGGGGAGCGCGTCGGGCTGTTCGGGCTCATCGGCTCCGGGCGTACCCGCCTGCTGGAGACCCTCTTCGGCAGGCGCAGGGCGGGCGGCGGCACGATCCGTGTCGGGGAACGCACCGTGGCCCCGGCCCGGCCCGCACAGGCCCTCGCGGCCGGGATCGCCCTGGTGCCCGCGGACCGGCGGGCCCAGGCCCTCTTCCCGCCACTGACCGCTCAGGACAATGTGCTGTTGCCCTCGATCCGGCCCCTCGCCCGCTCGGGCGTGCGGGCGCTGCGCGACGAACGGCGCGTCTTCGGTTCCCTGGCCGCGGCTGTCGGACTGCGGCCCCCGCGTCCGGGGCTGCCGGCCGGCGCGTTCTCCGGTGGCAATCAGCAGAAGCTGGTCCTCGGCCGCTGGATCAACTCCGCCCGGCACGTCGAGGTCCTGCTGCTCGACGAGCCGACCCAGGGCGTCGACGTCGGCGCCCGGCACGAGATCTACCGGGTGGTGACGGGGCTGGCCGAGGAACGCGGCACGGCCGTGCTGTTCGCCTCCAGCGACCCCGAGGAGGTCGTCGCCCTCGCCGACCGGTGCCTGATCGTCGCCGGCGGACGCGTCGTCGGAGAGCTGACCGGAGCCGCCCTCACCGAGCAGGCCCTGTTGTCAGCCGTCCACGCCCCGGACCGGAGGGACCGTCCGGCCCGGGGCGCGGGAAGTGCCCCGGGGCCCGCCGTCCCGCCCGCCGAAGGAGCAGCATGA